From the Pseudomonas baltica genome, one window contains:
- a CDS encoding 6-hydroxymethylpterin diphosphokinase MptE-like protein — protein sequence MNETFQANGEVLERRWPALWARLQGEDLTALSPRVTGCGSTLSIDGVQLTSRYDRVGEARLQADSLALDSTVVHLYGTALGDLQGVLLERPALRTLQVYIVNSALFVMVLGLLDQRLWLGDPRVELSLAGEQVEMALPFFALPGEMVLADDFNARMRDRLVSETHLAFNNRHFAAAQPHLLQRLQETETLVRSDPDVARLFDTLQGREVLVIATGPSLEQHFAALKAIAARAERPLIICVDTAYRPLRKQGIVPDLVVSVDQLISERYLPPDDSQAVTLVYLPLVPADVLQRWQGPRYAGYSASPLFDAMRQRLPRGSLHTAGSVLHPAVDLAVKMGARRITLFGADFAFPHDKTHAGWLDSELGPSVKAARYWLHDGHGQRVKTQLNFRSYLLELERFIARHPQVQFFNTSRDGALIAGTHYHPEFVA from the coding sequence ATGAACGAAACATTCCAGGCTAACGGGGAGGTCCTCGAGCGCCGCTGGCCGGCGCTGTGGGCGCGGCTGCAAGGCGAGGACCTCACGGCCCTGTCGCCGCGGGTCACGGGCTGTGGTTCGACCCTGAGCATCGACGGGGTGCAGTTGACCAGCCGTTACGATCGGGTAGGCGAGGCGCGGTTGCAGGCCGACAGCCTGGCGCTCGACAGTACGGTGGTGCATCTGTACGGGACGGCGCTGGGCGATCTGCAGGGGGTCTTGCTCGAGCGTCCAGCGCTGCGGACCTTGCAGGTGTACATCGTCAACAGCGCGCTGTTCGTGATGGTTCTGGGCTTGCTCGACCAGCGCCTGTGGCTCGGCGATCCGCGGGTCGAGCTGAGCCTGGCGGGGGAGCAAGTCGAGATGGCCTTGCCGTTCTTCGCCCTGCCTGGCGAAATGGTGCTGGCCGATGATTTCAACGCACGGATGCGCGATCGCCTCGTGAGCGAGACCCACCTGGCCTTCAACAACCGCCACTTTGCGGCCGCGCAACCGCATTTGCTTCAGCGCCTGCAAGAGACCGAAACACTAGTACGCAGCGACCCCGATGTGGCCCGGTTGTTCGATACCTTGCAGGGGCGCGAGGTGCTGGTGATTGCCACCGGGCCGAGCCTTGAACAGCATTTCGCGGCGCTCAAGGCGATTGCAGCACGGGCCGAGCGGCCTTTGATCATCTGCGTCGACACGGCGTACCGGCCGCTGCGCAAGCAGGGCATCGTCCCCGACCTGGTGGTCAGCGTCGATCAGTTGATCAGTGAGCGCTATCTGCCGCCAGACGACTCCCAGGCGGTGACGCTGGTGTACCTGCCGCTGGTGCCGGCGGATGTCCTGCAGCGCTGGCAGGGCCCACGCTATGCAGGCTATTCCGCCAGCCCACTGTTCGACGCGATGCGCCAGCGCCTGCCTCGCGGCAGCTTGCATACCGCAGGCAGCGTGTTGCATCCGGCCGTGGACCTGGCGGTGAAGATGGGCGCCCGACGGATCACCCTGTTCGGCGCCGACTTTGCCTTTCCCCATGACAAGACCCACGCCGGCTGGCTCGACAGCGAACTGGGCCCGTCGGTGAAGGCCGCGCGTTACTGGTTGCACGATGGCCACGGCCAGCGGGTCAAGACCCAGCTCAACTTTCGCAGTTACCTGCTGGAGCTGGAGCGCTTCATCGCCCGTCATCCGCAGGTGCAGTTCTTCAATACCAGTCGGGACGGCGCGCTGATCGCCGGGACGCACTACCACCCGGAGTTCGTGGCATGA
- a CDS encoding ketoacyl-ACP synthase III — translation MIGIKSIASYVPKAGVDNYAQGAKFAKDEDFILGKIGSAFLPRKDATQETSDLCVEAVNALFANNPQLKRESIDALIVVTQNGDEEGLPHTAAIVQDKLGLPTHVAAFDISLGCSGYVYGLYAMKGFMEAAGLKNGLLITADPYSKIVDPEDRNTTMLFGDAATATWMGEDAPWQLGKAKFGTDGSGAPHLKVSDGVFFMNGRQVFNFALLKVPAHLHELLDESGFSADDIDAFCIHQGSAAIVDAVARRFEAAPPEKFVKDMLETGNTVSSSVPLLLEKHVLDSSWKRVALSGFGVGLSWGSAIIYRP, via the coding sequence ATGATTGGCATAAAAAGCATAGCGAGTTACGTGCCGAAGGCCGGCGTCGATAACTACGCGCAGGGTGCCAAATTTGCCAAGGACGAAGACTTCATCCTGGGCAAGATCGGTTCGGCGTTCCTGCCACGCAAGGACGCCACGCAAGAAACCTCCGACCTGTGCGTCGAGGCCGTCAACGCCCTGTTCGCGAACAACCCGCAACTCAAGCGCGAGTCCATCGACGCGCTGATCGTCGTCACTCAGAACGGCGACGAAGAAGGCCTGCCGCACACGGCCGCGATCGTCCAGGACAAGCTAGGCTTGCCGACCCACGTCGCCGCGTTCGACATCTCCCTGGGCTGCTCGGGTTATGTCTACGGCCTCTACGCGATGAAAGGCTTCATGGAGGCCGCAGGCCTGAAGAACGGCCTGCTGATCACCGCCGACCCGTATTCGAAAATCGTCGACCCTGAAGACCGCAATACCACCATGCTGTTCGGCGATGCCGCCACGGCCACCTGGATGGGCGAAGATGCTCCCTGGCAGTTGGGCAAGGCCAAATTCGGCACCGACGGCTCCGGCGCGCCGCACCTGAAGGTCAGCGATGGCGTGTTCTTCATGAACGGTCGTCAGGTGTTCAACTTCGCCCTGCTCAAAGTGCCGGCGCATTTGCACGAATTGCTCGATGAGTCGGGTTTCAGTGCTGACGATATCGACGCCTTCTGTATCCACCAGGGCAGCGCCGCGATCGTCGACGCCGTGGCTCGCCGGTTCGAAGCTGCGCCGCCGGAGAAGTTCGTCAAGGACATGCTCGAAACCGGCAACACGGTGTCCTCCAGCGTACCGCTGCTGCTGGAAAAGCACGTGCTTGACTCCAGCTGGAAGCGCGTGGCCCTGAGCGGCTTCGGTGTCGGTCTGTCGTGGGGCTCGGCGATCATCTATCGGCCTTGA
- a CDS encoding DegT/DnrJ/EryC1/StrS family aminotransferase has product MTTTATTIPFLDLQAINHEYADELKAACARVIDSGWYLMGEELAGFEADFSGYCGVSHAVGVANGLDALTLVIRAWKEQGRLRDGDEVIVQHNTFIATIAAIAENGLTPVLVDTDLTTFNLDVGAVAAAITGKTRLIVPVHLYGQLAPMPELMALARQHGLLVLEDCAQAHGASLQGRKAGSWGDAGAFSFYPGKNLGALGDAGAVVCGDAALATLVRALGNYGSRIKYQHEYAGVNSRLDEIQAAMLRVKLARLDADTERRRVIAERFSAQIRNPLINVPKVTDREGHVWHLFVVTCRYRDALKEYLTGHGIQTNIHYPLTIAEHPPYRQLKIPARAQEAAQSQQILSIPLYHTLGDAAQARLIDTLNRFMNDR; this is encoded by the coding sequence GTGACGACAACGGCAACGACGATTCCCTTCCTTGACCTGCAGGCCATCAATCACGAATACGCGGATGAGTTGAAGGCGGCCTGTGCGCGGGTCATCGATTCGGGTTGGTACTTGATGGGCGAGGAACTGGCTGGCTTCGAGGCCGACTTTTCCGGTTATTGCGGCGTGAGCCACGCAGTGGGGGTCGCCAACGGTCTCGATGCCCTGACGCTGGTGATTCGTGCCTGGAAGGAGCAGGGCAGGCTGCGCGACGGTGATGAGGTGATCGTGCAGCACAACACCTTTATCGCCACCATTGCCGCCATCGCCGAAAACGGCCTGACGCCGGTATTGGTGGATACCGATCTGACCACTTTCAACCTGGACGTCGGTGCAGTGGCGGCGGCCATTACCGGCAAGACCCGCTTGATTGTGCCGGTGCATCTGTACGGACAACTGGCGCCGATGCCCGAGCTAATGGCGCTGGCCCGTCAGCATGGCCTGTTGGTGCTGGAAGATTGCGCCCAGGCTCACGGTGCCAGTTTGCAGGGGCGCAAGGCGGGCAGCTGGGGTGACGCCGGGGCGTTCAGTTTCTATCCGGGCAAGAACCTCGGTGCCTTGGGCGACGCAGGGGCTGTGGTGTGCGGCGACGCGGCACTGGCGACGCTGGTGCGGGCGTTGGGCAACTACGGCTCGCGGATCAAATACCAGCATGAGTACGCGGGGGTGAACAGCCGTCTGGATGAAATCCAGGCGGCTATGTTGCGGGTCAAGCTGGCCCGGCTGGACGCCGACACCGAGCGCCGTCGCGTCATTGCCGAACGTTTCAGCGCGCAGATCCGCAATCCGCTGATCAACGTGCCCAAGGTCACGGACCGTGAGGGCCATGTCTGGCATCTGTTCGTGGTCACTTGCCGCTACCGTGATGCTCTGAAGGAATACCTGACCGGCCACGGCATCCAGACCAACATTCACTACCCGCTGACCATTGCCGAGCACCCGCCATACCGGCAATTGAAGATACCGGCGCGGGCGCAAGAGGCCGCGCAGAGCCAGCAGATTCTATCGATTCCGCTGTACCACACGCTGGGCGACGCGGCGCAGGCGCGACTGATCGATACTCTGAATCGCTTCATGAACGATCGATAG
- a CDS encoding FdtA/QdtA family cupin domain-containing protein, whose protein sequence is MNIQFLQLQTHGDDRGSLIALEEGKNIPFQVKRVYYMFETGEGVERGHHAHKSLKQVAVAVRGSCRFLLDDGKEKIDFRLDNPCQGLLIESFLWRVMYDFSPDCVLMVLADSLYDEADYVRDYATFQSMVNL, encoded by the coding sequence ATGAATATTCAGTTTTTGCAGTTGCAGACCCACGGTGACGACCGCGGCTCGTTGATCGCTCTGGAAGAAGGCAAGAACATTCCTTTTCAGGTCAAGCGTGTGTACTACATGTTCGAAACGGGGGAAGGGGTCGAGCGCGGCCATCATGCGCACAAGTCCTTGAAACAGGTCGCGGTCGCGGTGCGCGGCTCGTGCCGTTTCCTGCTCGATGACGGCAAGGAGAAAATCGACTTCCGTCTTGATAACCCTTGCCAGGGCTTGTTGATCGAGTCATTCCTGTGGCGAGTGATGTATGACTTTTCCCCCGATTGTGTGCTGATGGTGCTCGCCGATAGCCTCTATGACGAAGCCGACTATGTGCGCGATTATGCAACGTTCCAAAGCATGGTGAACCTGTGA
- a CDS encoding glycosyltransferase 61 family protein — MANKKNRTLIFGTGAGGVNFYRNSRGSLDVIGFVDNNREKQGQALFGKVIYAPARLSELVFDQIIIASDYYQEIYPQLVNELAISADKVSVFFHHQTKPGLFQRLRWRLEQFGYVLLCRRPGWVSDLLYTHMFAANSDVKRFALQWLDEAEANKVHVFRKAQAGSVQGPHDVGREVPATAITVPEVALYRFADGQVRSISRTVILPAGRLINERVTTAIIDSADYSTGHLVFHGDAFALARVGTAPEYLERGVLVSGGTETNYYHWVLEIISQLQFVRELPGEYDAYPLLISEHSQSIPAIKAMLDAMGITRPLVLLKSVASYCVGDLLMISAPNNGIFNYKGSAHCQPNYNFSRPESIGFLREKGLSLAAEIDRTALPKRVFLGRKGFLRPYNQAEILARLEPLGFECVYMEEQDIHHQVAIMANADIIVGPTGAAWTNIIFASPGARALCWMAEEIGALSCYSNLADIVGVDMNYIRYQANTVASRELYYKGYSIDAEAVVRWLTIGEVDSRPGHSR; from the coding sequence ATGGCAAATAAAAAAAACCGAACGTTGATCTTTGGCACCGGCGCCGGCGGGGTCAATTTCTATCGCAACAGCCGTGGCAGCCTCGACGTGATCGGGTTTGTGGATAACAACCGTGAAAAACAGGGGCAGGCGCTGTTCGGTAAAGTCATTTACGCGCCTGCACGCCTGAGCGAGCTGGTGTTTGATCAGATCATCATCGCCAGCGATTACTACCAGGAGATTTATCCGCAACTGGTCAATGAACTGGCGATCAGCGCAGATAAAGTCAGCGTTTTCTTTCATCACCAGACCAAGCCAGGTTTATTCCAGCGCCTGCGCTGGCGTCTTGAGCAGTTTGGCTACGTGTTGCTGTGTCGACGTCCGGGGTGGGTCTCCGATCTGCTGTACACGCATATGTTTGCTGCAAACAGCGACGTCAAACGCTTTGCCCTGCAATGGCTCGATGAGGCCGAGGCGAACAAGGTCCACGTGTTTCGCAAGGCCCAGGCGGGCAGCGTGCAGGGGCCACATGACGTCGGGCGAGAAGTGCCAGCCACCGCCATCACCGTGCCTGAAGTGGCGTTGTATCGTTTTGCCGATGGGCAGGTCCGTTCGATTTCGCGCACGGTCATCCTCCCTGCGGGACGCCTGATCAATGAGCGCGTCACCACCGCGATCATCGACAGCGCCGACTACAGCACCGGGCATCTGGTCTTCCATGGCGACGCTTTCGCCTTGGCGCGAGTGGGAACGGCCCCGGAGTATCTGGAGCGCGGGGTGCTGGTAAGCGGCGGTACCGAGACCAACTACTACCATTGGGTGCTGGAGATCATCAGCCAGCTGCAATTCGTGCGCGAGCTGCCCGGCGAATATGACGCTTATCCGCTGTTGATTTCCGAACATAGCCAGAGCATTCCTGCGATCAAGGCCATGTTGGACGCCATGGGCATTACCCGTCCGTTAGTGCTGCTCAAGAGCGTCGCTTCGTACTGCGTCGGGGACCTGTTGATGATCAGTGCGCCGAATAACGGCATCTTCAATTACAAAGGCTCGGCGCATTGCCAGCCCAACTACAATTTTTCCCGGCCTGAATCCATCGGCTTCTTGCGTGAAAAAGGCTTGTCGCTGGCGGCCGAGATTGACCGGACGGCGCTGCCCAAACGAGTGTTTCTGGGGCGCAAGGGGTTTCTGCGGCCTTACAACCAGGCTGAAATCCTGGCACGTCTCGAGCCACTGGGGTTCGAGTGCGTCTACATGGAAGAGCAGGATATCCACCATCAAGTGGCAATCATGGCCAACGCCGATATCATCGTCGGGCCAACGGGCGCGGCGTGGACCAATATCATCTTTGCCTCGCCAGGCGCCAGGGCGCTGTGCTGGATGGCTGAAGAGATCGGCGCGCTGTCGTGCTATTCCAACCTGGCTGACATTGTCGGGGTCGACATGAACTACATCCGCTATCAGGCGAATACGGTGGCTTCTCGCGAGCTTTACTACAAAGGCTATTCGATCGATGCCGAGGCCGTGGTGCGATGGCTGACAATCGGTGAAGTCGATTCCCGTCCTGGACACTCTCGATGA
- a CDS encoding phytanoyl-CoA dioxygenase family protein produces the protein MQTCVDNLMEQGAHVFGEILDVPRTQALYQAMIKARVFDASLFMDEAEYLAQENHFNANPTRTFNFLNQFEPQLQFIEQDPRLSAVLDELLGDDYEVVVKKAVCGVPDAWLPDWIREKIRDVNVANLGPYIKKPMRDITYFRGIDFHQDIIDWPQGRVELDPSTFMTLYVYLHDVTEHDSPLHLMPGSHRLGATLFPHRLQHLEGDRWLYSDEQGNSLQCRDQKLIGGPGYVGLWHNCVLHGTRPVAHESERFRLSLRYLLGKSNGNSKRTAIDDINCLIKGELTPIRTRRDLDEKGVAQIRGNIINKG, from the coding sequence ATGCAAACCTGCGTCGACAACCTGATGGAGCAGGGCGCACACGTGTTCGGGGAAATCCTCGACGTGCCTCGCACCCAGGCCCTTTACCAGGCAATGATCAAGGCCCGGGTTTTCGACGCCAGCCTGTTCATGGACGAGGCCGAGTACCTGGCGCAAGAAAACCATTTCAACGCCAACCCTACCAGGACGTTCAACTTCCTCAATCAGTTCGAGCCGCAGCTGCAATTCATCGAGCAGGATCCACGCCTGAGCGCCGTACTCGATGAACTGCTGGGCGATGACTACGAAGTCGTGGTCAAAAAAGCCGTGTGCGGAGTACCCGATGCCTGGCTGCCGGACTGGATACGGGAGAAAATCCGTGACGTCAACGTGGCCAACCTGGGCCCTTATATCAAGAAGCCCATGCGTGACATCACTTATTTTCGCGGCATCGACTTCCACCAGGACATCATCGATTGGCCCCAGGGGCGAGTGGAGCTGGACCCTTCCACCTTCATGACGCTGTATGTCTATCTGCATGACGTCACCGAACATGATTCGCCTCTGCACCTGATGCCCGGCAGTCACCGGCTAGGCGCCACGCTGTTCCCCCATCGGCTGCAACACCTGGAAGGCGACCGCTGGCTGTACAGCGATGAGCAGGGCAACAGCTTGCAATGCCGCGACCAGAAGCTGATTGGCGGCCCCGGCTATGTCGGGCTTTGGCACAATTGCGTCCTGCACGGTACTCGGCCGGTGGCCCATGAGTCGGAACGGTTTCGCCTGTCGCTGCGCTACTTGCTGGGCAAGTCCAACGGGAATAGCAAAAGGACCGCTATTGATGACATCAATTGCCTGATCAAGGGCGAGCTGACACCGATCCGCACACGACGCGACCTGGATGAAAAAGGCGTGGCGCAGATCCGTGGCAACATTATCAACAAGGGTTGA
- the pseH gene encoding UDP-4-amino-4,6-dideoxy-N-acetyl-beta-L-altrosamine N-acetyltransferase, whose amino-acid sequence MQFLPLLDADADVQARVRQLRNQPDVRRYMYTSHEIGEVEHQAWLDSLRGNARQSVFVVMLDEQPIGIVSLNAISATQKTADWAFYLDPQVQGKGFGSLVEFWLLDHAFDGAGLEKLNCEVLHSNTAVIGMHEKFGFVREGVRRQNILKDGKRLDVVMLGITRDEWQARRPSLEPLIHRLQGKRSA is encoded by the coding sequence ATGCAGTTTTTACCCTTGCTGGACGCTGACGCCGACGTTCAGGCGCGTGTGCGGCAGCTGAGGAATCAGCCGGACGTGCGCAGGTACATGTACACCTCCCATGAAATCGGCGAGGTCGAACATCAGGCCTGGCTCGATTCATTGAGGGGCAACGCGCGCCAGTCGGTGTTTGTGGTCATGCTCGACGAGCAGCCCATCGGCATCGTCTCGCTGAACGCTATCAGTGCCACGCAAAAGACCGCCGACTGGGCGTTCTACCTGGACCCGCAGGTGCAGGGCAAGGGCTTTGGCAGCCTCGTGGAATTCTGGCTGCTCGATCATGCTTTCGATGGCGCGGGCCTCGAAAAACTCAATTGCGAAGTGCTGCACAGCAATACGGCGGTCATCGGCATGCATGAGAAGTTCGGCTTTGTACGGGAGGGGGTCCGCCGCCAGAATATCCTCAAGGACGGCAAGCGCCTTGACGTCGTGATGCTGGGTATCACTCGGGATGAGTGGCAAGCCAGGCGGCCGTCGCTCGAGCCTCTGATTCACCGTTTGCAAGGCAAAAGGTCGGCATGA
- the pseI gene encoding pseudaminic acid synthase, giving the protein MTSFKIGSRDIGLASAPFIIAEMSGNHNQSLDTALAIVDAAAHAGAHALKLQTYTADTMTLDMDEGEFRISDPDSLWADTSLYALYQQAHTPWEWHGPIFARAKSHGMLAFSSPFDETAVDFLESLEVPAYKIASFENTDLPLIRRVAATGKPMIISTGMASVAELDESVRAARAAGCRDLLLLKCTSTYPAQPLNTHLRTIPHLRELFGCEVGLSDHTMGVGAAVAAVALGATVVEKHFTLSRAAGGVDASFSLEPAEMHSLVVETERAWQALGRVHYGPTTAEQKSLVYRRSLYVVRDMAAGEAFSADNLRAIRPGLGLPPKHFDSLMGRRARHSLKRGTALDWPMVD; this is encoded by the coding sequence ATGACCAGTTTCAAGATCGGCTCGCGCGATATCGGCCTGGCGTCAGCGCCTTTTATCATCGCCGAAATGAGCGGCAACCATAACCAGTCGCTGGACACCGCGCTGGCGATAGTCGACGCCGCCGCGCATGCGGGCGCCCATGCGCTCAAATTGCAGACCTACACCGCCGATACCATGACCCTGGACATGGACGAAGGTGAGTTTCGCATCAGCGACCCGGACAGCCTGTGGGCAGATACCTCGCTGTACGCGCTGTACCAGCAGGCGCATACCCCGTGGGAATGGCACGGGCCGATCTTCGCGCGCGCGAAGTCCCACGGCATGTTGGCGTTTTCCTCGCCGTTCGATGAAACCGCCGTGGATTTCCTCGAAAGCCTCGAGGTGCCTGCCTACAAGATCGCCAGCTTCGAGAATACCGACTTGCCGTTGATACGGAGGGTGGCCGCGACCGGCAAGCCGATGATCATCTCCACCGGCATGGCCAGCGTCGCCGAGCTGGATGAAAGCGTGCGTGCGGCGCGGGCAGCGGGCTGTCGTGACCTGTTGCTGCTCAAGTGCACCAGCACCTATCCGGCTCAGCCACTCAATACCCACTTGCGCACGATTCCCCATCTGCGCGAGCTGTTTGGGTGCGAGGTCGGATTGTCGGATCACACCATGGGCGTGGGCGCGGCCGTTGCCGCGGTAGCGTTGGGCGCGACGGTGGTAGAAAAACACTTCACCCTGAGCCGAGCAGCCGGCGGCGTCGATGCCAGCTTCTCGCTGGAACCGGCCGAAATGCACAGCCTGGTGGTCGAAACCGAGCGCGCGTGGCAGGCGTTGGGCCGGGTGCATTACGGCCCGACGACTGCCGAGCAGAAGTCTCTGGTTTACCGCCGCTCCCTCTATGTAGTTCGCGATATGGCCGCTGGCGAGGCGTTCAGTGCCGACAATCTGCGGGCCATTCGACCGGGCCTTGGCCTGCCGCCCAAGCACTTCGACAGCCTGATGGGGCGTCGCGCCCGCCATTCGCTCAAGCGCGGTACGGCGCTGGATTGGCCGATGGTGGACTGA
- the pseG gene encoding UDP-2,4-diacetamido-2,4,6-trideoxy-beta-L-altropyranose hydrolase, whose translation MNVLMRVDASTLIGSGHVARCLTLAKALQGLGAQVSFACRRLAGDLSAQIAAQGWPVYRLAVEAPDDGAQARNAANIEALLPWQPDIAALAGQLPPGTCFDWIVVDHYGLDRHWEVAARLWAAQIMAIDDLANRAHEVDLLLDQNFNASTQRYAPWLEGRCRTLLGPEYALLREEFERDARPVRQVVERVVVNFGGMDAAGQTLKALQALMGFAGQQVTFVAGLSNPHWAELQALVEQRPQWQLLAYSADFGQLMAAADLFIGAAGGTTWERAALGLPTLCMAVAANQQDNAQALAAAGVHRYLGPCAQVSVAALAEAIGELLANVEARQRYARLSRQLVDGRGARRVAAALGGLPGS comes from the coding sequence GTGAACGTGTTGATGCGGGTCGACGCCTCGACGCTCATCGGCAGTGGCCATGTGGCGCGCTGCCTGACACTGGCCAAGGCCCTGCAAGGCTTGGGCGCGCAGGTGAGCTTTGCCTGCCGCCGCCTGGCCGGTGACCTGAGCGCGCAGATCGCCGCGCAGGGCTGGCCGGTTTACCGGTTGGCGGTGGAGGCGCCTGACGATGGAGCTCAAGCGCGAAACGCGGCGAACATCGAAGCCTTGCTGCCTTGGCAGCCGGACATCGCCGCGCTGGCCGGGCAGCTGCCGCCGGGCACGTGCTTCGACTGGATCGTGGTCGACCATTACGGCCTCGATCGGCACTGGGAAGTGGCGGCGCGGCTGTGGGCGGCGCAGATCATGGCAATCGACGACCTTGCCAATCGCGCGCACGAGGTCGACCTGCTGCTGGACCAGAACTTCAACGCCAGCACGCAGCGTTATGCGCCCTGGCTCGAAGGGCGCTGTCGCACGTTGCTGGGCCCGGAGTATGCCCTTTTGCGAGAGGAGTTCGAACGTGATGCGCGGCCTGTGCGCCAAGTGGTGGAGCGGGTGGTGGTCAACTTCGGCGGTATGGACGCCGCCGGCCAGACGCTCAAGGCGCTTCAGGCGTTGATGGGGTTCGCAGGGCAGCAGGTGACATTTGTGGCCGGACTGAGCAACCCCCATTGGGCTGAGTTGCAGGCCTTGGTCGAGCAGCGGCCGCAGTGGCAGTTGCTGGCCTACAGCGCCGATTTCGGCCAGTTGATGGCCGCTGCCGATCTGTTCATCGGTGCGGCGGGCGGGACCACCTGGGAGCGCGCCGCGCTGGGCTTGCCGACCCTGTGCATGGCCGTCGCCGCCAATCAGCAAGACAACGCCCAAGCGCTCGCCGCGGCCGGCGTGCATCGTTATCTGGGGCCCTGCGCGCAGGTGTCGGTGGCGGCATTGGCCGAGGCGATTGGAGAACTGCTGGCTAACGTTGAAGCGCGCCAGCGCTATGCCCGGCTTTCGCGGCAACTGGTCGACGGTCGAGGCGCAAGGCGGGTCGCCGCCGCCTTGGGCGGGCTGCCTGGCAGTTGA
- the pseF gene encoding pseudaminic acid cytidylyltransferase, protein MSTVAIIPARGGSQRIPRKNIKLFNGEPMIAHSIRTARASGVFDQVVVSTDDAEIAEVARAWGAEVPFRRPAALADHFTGTSAVIEHALRALRDSGHDHDLACCIYATAPLLQGRFLRDGLALLQANAQASYVFSVCNFPFPVQRALTLDPLGRLTALYPEFGQVRSQDLAPAYQDAGQFYWGRSEAWLRGDVVFSDLSLPLILPRHLVQDIDTVEDWTRAEYLYAALQANGELQP, encoded by the coding sequence GTGAGCACGGTGGCGATCATTCCGGCGCGCGGTGGTAGTCAGCGTATCCCGCGCAAGAACATCAAGCTGTTCAATGGCGAACCGATGATCGCCCATTCGATTCGTACGGCAAGGGCCAGCGGCGTGTTCGACCAGGTGGTGGTCAGTACCGATGACGCCGAAATCGCCGAGGTTGCCCGCGCCTGGGGGGCCGAGGTGCCGTTCAGGCGTCCGGCGGCGCTGGCGGATCATTTCACCGGTACCTCGGCAGTCATCGAACACGCCCTGCGGGCACTGCGCGACAGCGGCCATGATCACGACCTGGCGTGTTGCATCTATGCCACCGCGCCGTTGCTGCAGGGCCGGTTTCTGCGCGACGGGCTGGCGCTGTTGCAGGCCAATGCCCAGGCGTCCTATGTGTTTTCGGTGTGCAACTTTCCGTTCCCGGTGCAGCGCGCCTTGACCCTCGATCCGCTTGGCCGGTTGACCGCGTTGTACCCCGAGTTTGGCCAGGTTCGTTCGCAGGATCTGGCGCCGGCCTATCAGGACGCCGGGCAGTTCTACTGGGGCCGCAGCGAGGCCTGGCTGCGTGGCGATGTGGTGTTCTCCGACCTCAGCCTGCCACTGATTTTGCCCCGGCATTTGGTCCAGGATATCGATACCGTCGAAGACTGGACCCGTGCCGAGTATCTCTACGCGGCCCTGCAGGCCAACGGCGAACTGCAGCCGTGA